The Crocosphaera subtropica ATCC 51142 genome includes a window with the following:
- a CDS encoding cation:proton antiporter, with translation MGIFYLLTNNIAISPIEESLATTGGFTGLVSTLIILLLVATAVALITRWLKIPYVIGLVLAGLVITKQALPGSVGLNPDVILNLFLPILIFEAAINTDISRLRSTIKPILLLAGPGVILSAAITATLLKFGLDLVWITACAVGVILTITDTVSVIAAFRTVTVPGRLATIVEGESLFNDGIALVLLTLITTIHTEGSFSVAEGLEQVFIAFVGGTILGVGLGYLCVGLFQQLDDALSDILLTVAVSLGTFQIGQFLGVSSAIAVMVAGLVIGNLGFRQTSATAKVTLLNFWEYAGFGVNTFIFLLVGIETDPIVLLTTIPDTLLTIVVYQIGRVCAIYPLLFFLGFVDRRLPLRWQHVLILGNVKGSLSMALALSLPYTLPGRTEVITLVFSTVFVSLVGQGLSLPWFVKRLQLSRLSPTKQEMETLQLNLIASKAAQQELGSLLKSGSLPKSLYEELFATYQAKVAVSEQKLRNLYHSPLIDESDNIGENGYLDGLRRRLYLAEKGAVNDAVRKGLLSDELAQCYIKSLNEKLLSLKDD, from the coding sequence ATGGGAATATTTTATCTTTTAACCAATAATATCGCCATCTCTCCAATAGAAGAGTCCCTGGCCACCACAGGGGGATTTACAGGGTTGGTAAGCACCTTAATTATCCTCTTATTAGTGGCGACTGCGGTAGCCTTAATTACCCGTTGGCTAAAAATTCCTTATGTGATTGGTCTTGTCTTAGCAGGTTTAGTGATTACCAAACAAGCATTACCCGGATCTGTGGGTTTAAATCCTGATGTTATTTTGAATTTATTTCTACCTATTTTAATTTTTGAGGCAGCGATTAATACCGATATTAGTCGTTTACGCAGTACCATCAAACCCATTCTTTTATTAGCAGGGCCAGGAGTTATTCTATCTGCAGCCATCACTGCTACTTTACTGAAATTTGGGCTTGATCTCGTTTGGATTACGGCTTGTGCCGTTGGTGTCATTTTAACCATTACGGACACAGTTTCAGTGATCGCTGCCTTTAGAACAGTAACCGTTCCTGGACGACTGGCTACTATTGTAGAAGGAGAAAGTCTCTTTAATGATGGGATCGCCTTAGTATTACTAACCCTAATCACTACTATCCATACCGAGGGGTCATTTTCCGTTGCGGAGGGATTAGAACAAGTTTTTATTGCTTTTGTTGGGGGTACCATTCTTGGAGTGGGACTTGGCTATCTGTGTGTGGGACTATTTCAACAGTTAGATGATGCCTTAAGTGACATTTTATTGACCGTTGCGGTTTCGTTGGGAACCTTTCAAATTGGTCAATTTTTGGGGGTTTCTAGTGCGATCGCAGTAATGGTAGCTGGATTAGTGATAGGGAATTTAGGATTTCGTCAAACTTCGGCCACTGCCAAAGTAACACTGCTAAATTTTTGGGAATATGCGGGATTTGGGGTAAATACCTTTATTTTTTTGCTGGTGGGGATTGAAACTGATCCCATTGTTCTTTTAACAACCATTCCCGATACCCTTTTGACTATTGTGGTTTATCAGATCGGACGAGTTTGTGCTATTTATCCCTTACTCTTTTTCTTGGGTTTCGTTGATCGTCGTTTACCGTTGCGTTGGCAGCACGTTTTAATTTTAGGTAATGTTAAAGGGTCCCTTTCTATGGCTCTTGCCCTAAGCTTACCTTATACTTTACCAGGACGAACGGAAGTCATTACTTTGGTCTTTAGTACGGTTTTTGTTTCTTTGGTGGGGCAAGGACTCAGTTTACCCTGGTTTGTGAAACGTTTACAGTTGTCTCGACTGTCTCCAACGAAACAAGAGATGGAAACCTTACAATTAAATCTAATCGCATCTAAAGCAGCCCAACAAGAGTTAGGAAGTCTTTTGAAGTCGGGTAGTTTACCAAAATCCCTCTATGAAGAACTATTTGCCACCTACCAAGCTAAAGTAGCGGTGTCAGAACAAAAATTACGCAATCTCTATCATTCTCCTCTCATTGATGAGTCAGATAATATAGGGGAAAATGGGTATTTAGATGGCCTCCGTCGTCGCCTTTATTTAGCAGAAAAAGGCGCAGTTAATGATGCTGTTCGGAAAGGACTACTTTCAGATGAATTGGCTCAATGTTATATTAAGTCACTCAACGAAAAACTATTATCCCTCAAGGATGATTAA
- a CDS encoding Uma2 family endonuclease: MIISEETNPSIIRKTLESEVKMAVAIAKSITVEEYLAREEAAQEKSEFINGEMIKMAGASANHNLLTGKLHARLLLALEDVDYTVFMSDMKLWPPHFQNYFYPDVMVIKGEPCFTDAKQTAVTNPCLIAEILSVSTEGFDKNQKFTFYRTIPELQEYLLIDQCAYRVELYRKVGDRQWLLTEFIGQEEVFTLQSVAVEITLADLYKRVNFIGKEQ, translated from the coding sequence ATGATAATAAGTGAGGAGACTAACCCCTCAATTATTAGAAAAACCCTTGAATCAGAGGTAAAAATGGCTGTTGCGATCGCTAAATCCATAACTGTCGAAGAATACTTAGCACGGGAAGAAGCTGCCCAAGAGAAAAGCGAATTTATTAATGGGGAAATGATTAAAATGGCGGGAGCTTCTGCAAATCACAATCTTTTAACGGGTAAACTTCATGCTCGGTTGTTATTAGCATTAGAAGACGTGGATTATACGGTGTTTATGAGTGATATGAAACTTTGGCCGCCCCATTTTCAGAACTACTTTTATCCTGATGTCATGGTAATTAAGGGTGAACCTTGCTTTACCGATGCCAAACAAACCGCAGTCACTAATCCTTGTTTAATCGCAGAAATATTATCGGTTTCAACGGAAGGATTTGATAAGAATCAGAAATTTACTTTTTATCGCACGATTCCTGAGTTGCAAGAATATCTGTTAATTGATCAGTGTGCTTATCGGGTGGAATTATATCGTAAAGTCGGCGATCGTCAATGGTTATTAACGGAATTTATTGGTCAAGAAGAAGTTTTTACTTTACAATCGGTAGCAGTAGAAATTACACTTGCAGATTTATATAAACGAGTCAACTTTATCGGAAAGGAGCAATAA
- a CDS encoding DUF29 domain-containing protein has protein sequence MKRMLKTQTYQTDYYQWTIEQVQALRERNLDNLDWENIIEEIESLGRSDYNAVSSLLMREIEHRLKIDYPPLEECYKKSQVEIQAFKIGIKRKISPSMKPKLQQDLDEIYQDAVSLVTLEYGIKLPDQCPYILDELL, from the coding sequence ATGAAACGAATGTTAAAAACACAAACTTACCAGACAGATTACTATCAATGGACGATAGAGCAAGTCCAAGCTTTAAGAGAGCGAAATTTAGACAATTTAGACTGGGAAAATATTATTGAGGAAATTGAATCTTTGGGACGTAGTGACTACAATGCTGTGTCTAGTCTTCTGATGAGAGAGATCGAACATCGCCTCAAAATTGACTATCCTCCTTTAGAGGAATGCTATAAAAAATCGCAAGTCGAAATACAAGCTTTCAAAATCGGGATCAAACGAAAGATTTCACCCAGTATGAAACCCAAACTCCAACAAGACTTAGATGAAATTTATCAAGATGCTGTTAGTTTAGTTACCTTGGAATACGGTATTAAATTACCTGATCAATGCCCCTACATTTTAGACGAATTGTTGTAG
- a CDS encoding potassium channel family protein: MYILIGGAGMMGLDSAKTLLNMGHTIAVVDTDTLACQYAREKIGVMAFEGSAVNTNILLEAGIRKADAMIAALREDALNLAMVTLAKHYGVQQIIVRMRDRDFLEPYQLAGATHIISTTELAINRVINAIEYPQVEAMMHFEQGQIEVLKLSVPHGCYLAGRTIAELAKDPQFPVGTLIIGYQAHPHEDLTIPNGSTILETGSTMLAVTKPDLVKQLIDFMGLCS; this comes from the coding sequence ATGTATATTCTCATTGGTGGTGCAGGAATGATGGGCTTAGATTCAGCAAAAACTTTGTTGAACATGGGCCATACCATCGCTGTTGTAGACACAGACACTCTTGCTTGTCAGTATGCTCGCGAGAAAATCGGTGTCATGGCTTTTGAAGGCAGTGCAGTTAATACTAATATATTACTAGAAGCCGGCATTCGGAAAGCTGATGCAATGATTGCAGCCCTTCGAGAAGATGCTCTCAACTTAGCCATGGTAACTTTAGCCAAACATTATGGGGTACAGCAGATAATTGTACGGATGCGCGATCGCGATTTTCTTGAACCCTATCAATTAGCCGGTGCAACTCATATAATCAGTACAACAGAACTAGCCATTAATCGTGTGATTAACGCCATTGAATATCCTCAGGTAGAAGCCATGATGCACTTTGAACAGGGACAGATTGAAGTTTTAAAACTGTCTGTTCCCCACGGGTGTTATCTTGCAGGACGTACCATTGCTGAACTTGCTAAAGATCCTCAGTTTCCAGTAGGAACTTTAATTATTGGGTATCAAGCCCATCCCCATGAAGATTTAACCATCCCTAATGGTAGCACTATTCTAGAGACTGGCTCGACCATGTTAGCCGTCACCAAACCCGATCTCGTTAAGCAACTCATTGATTTTATGGGGTTATGTTCTTGA
- a CDS encoding Uma2 family endonuclease — MIQTAKLSVTEYETIVETGIFSDRRIELIEGNLIEVSPETPYHANCNNKLYKYFLTLFNSLADVRSAHPISLINSEPQPDLVLAKLPDSLYDNKHPEPEDIYLLIEISYSTLSYDLNEKKRVYAKSNIQEYWIIDLENYRLIIFKSPHGDDYQNQLELKTGFVFCLAFPDVTIEVNKLIN, encoded by the coding sequence ATGATTCAAACTGCTAAACTTTCGGTTACAGAGTATGAAACAATTGTCGAAACGGGAATTTTTAGTGATCGCCGTATTGAATTAATTGAAGGAAACTTAATCGAAGTGAGCCCAGAAACCCCGTACCATGCTAACTGTAATAACAAACTCTATAAATATTTTCTGACCTTATTTAATAGTTTAGCAGATGTGCGATCGGCTCATCCCATTAGTCTTATTAACTCGGAACCACAACCGGATTTAGTATTAGCAAAACTTCCTGATAGCTTATATGACAACAAACATCCCGAACCAGAAGATATCTATTTATTAATTGAAATTTCCTATTCAACCTTAAGCTATGATTTAAACGAAAAAAAAAGAGTTTATGCTAAGTCAAATATTCAAGAATATTGGATAATTGATCTTGAAAATTATCGCTTAATTATCTTTAAGTCTCCTCATGGAGACGACTATCAAAATCAACTTGAATTAAAAACAGGTTTTGTTTTCTGTTTAGCTTTTCCTGATGTTACTATAGAAGTGAATAAACTAATTAATTAA
- a CDS encoding protein kinase domain-containing protein, with protein sequence MLNKIFDLFSEDNQNNHGRKKVKDIQPGYCLANKYEVTKVLGEGGFGATFLVKSLMTAVPVIYVAKLQKLGDDHDHNLDLLERFKKEAQVLQKLGVSHGQIPSLIDFFDFEGNFYLIQEFIQGNSLKDQLLALLKEGYVMADKKAIELMLSLLEVLETVHQQNIIHRDIKPDNIILRQGDGKPVLIDFGIIKDVEVSGLGKTGTVIGTPGYCPIEQQMGKTFFQSDLYAVGMTLLVLITGVPPHQFDITENYELDLTEVEEIIAPPLFKWLKKAVAVLPQNRFESAEEMRETLLHIYSLDYVAHGIALAEEENQEKLKALQNEIESLKQELSQSKNSNTNSKKPTNIQIEEFEQAPSEMQSVPSHFEEIITTQMEINGFNALKRLFKRNDLDSNRLQMKDTVEYCGINIDGDENKTLIKLYFNDEENLRFSLILDNGEETVFPINTIKGISSKKKEIIPRAKELMNQSGNTTNQTAQTVSFADYDYSINHPFPSDKTIEELVEKGYIGVDYELVTDNAFAVAANHKFKEQIKWVRTQPDQDGDVALMTNDIEAFDQLLDFMLDKFGWCPPVYSDQTTPQTYIFIPKNELEEQAIQLATMGERGWQGSLYKLSYYEAYNQELCFIFAIEPRESPEQKWLLVQVNTKKQTRSWSVHEEALEKVYYLWAENINIPKPNFNPTADELIDAIRS encoded by the coding sequence ATGTTAAATAAAATTTTTGATTTATTTTCAGAAGATAACCAAAATAATCACGGTAGAAAAAAGGTCAAAGATATTCAACCCGGTTATTGTTTAGCTAATAAATATGAAGTGACGAAAGTTTTAGGAGAAGGGGGTTTCGGTGCAACCTTTCTAGTTAAAAGTTTAATGACAGCCGTTCCAGTTATTTATGTCGCTAAATTGCAAAAATTAGGAGATGATCATGACCATAATTTAGACTTATTAGAGAGATTTAAAAAAGAAGCACAAGTTCTACAAAAATTAGGAGTTTCTCACGGGCAAATCCCTTCTTTAATTGATTTTTTTGATTTTGAAGGAAATTTTTATTTAATTCAAGAATTTATTCAGGGTAATAGTTTAAAAGATCAACTCTTGGCATTATTGAAAGAAGGATATGTTATGGCTGATAAAAAAGCTATTGAACTAATGTTATCTTTACTAGAGGTTTTAGAAACAGTTCATCAACAAAACATTATTCATCGAGATATTAAACCTGATAACATTATTTTACGTCAAGGAGATGGTAAACCAGTTTTAATTGACTTCGGAATCATCAAAGATGTAGAAGTTTCTGGTTTAGGAAAAACAGGAACAGTTATTGGTACTCCTGGATATTGTCCCATTGAACAGCAAATGGGTAAAACATTCTTTCAAAGTGATTTATATGCAGTAGGAATGACACTTTTAGTATTAATAACAGGAGTTCCGCCTCATCAATTTGACATCACGGAAAATTACGAATTAGACTTAACAGAAGTTGAAGAAATAATTGCACCTCCTTTATTTAAGTGGCTAAAAAAAGCAGTAGCGGTTTTACCACAAAATCGTTTTGAGTCAGCCGAAGAAATGAGAGAAACGCTTTTACATATTTATAGTCTTGATTATGTAGCTCACGGAATTGCATTAGCAGAGGAAGAAAACCAAGAAAAACTAAAAGCTTTACAGAATGAAATTGAAAGCTTAAAACAAGAATTAAGTCAATCTAAAAACTCAAATACTAACTCTAAGAAACCTACAAATATCCAAATAGAAGAGTTTGAGCAAGCTCCTTCTGAAATGCAGTCAGTTCCTTCTCATTTTGAAGAAATTATCACAACTCAGATGGAAATTAATGGATTTAATGCCCTGAAACGATTATTTAAACGTAATGATTTAGATAGTAATCGTTTACAAATGAAGGATACTGTAGAGTATTGTGGTATCAATATTGATGGAGATGAAAACAAAACTCTGATCAAATTATATTTTAATGATGAAGAGAATCTGCGTTTTTCTTTAATTTTAGACAATGGAGAAGAAACAGTATTTCCTATTAATACCATAAAAGGTATTTCCAGTAAGAAAAAAGAGATCATTCCTCGTGCTAAAGAATTAATGAATCAGAGCGGCAATACTACTAATCAAACTGCTCAAACAGTGTCATTTGCTGATTATGATTACTCAATTAATCATCCTTTTCCTTCGGATAAAACCATTGAAGAACTTGTAGAAAAAGGCTATATTGGGGTTGATTATGAATTAGTGACTGATAATGCTTTTGCCGTTGCTGCAAACCATAAGTTTAAAGAACAAATCAAATGGGTAAGAACACAACCTGATCAAGATGGGGATGTTGCTTTGATGACAAATGATATAGAAGCATTTGATCAACTGTTAGATTTTATGCTAGATAAATTTGGTTGGTGTCCTCCAGTTTATTCTGATCAAACTACCCCACAAACTTATATTTTTATCCCTAAAAATGAACTAGAAGAACAAGCCATTCAATTAGCAACAATGGGAGAACGTGGATGGCAAGGATCACTGTATAAGTTATCTTATTATGAAGCGTATAATCAAGAACTTTGTTTTATTTTTGCCATTGAACCTCGAGAGTCTCCAGAACAAAAATGGTTATTAGTTCAGGTTAACACTAAAAAACAAACAAGATCCTGGAGTGTTCATGAAGAAGCTTTAGAAAAAGTTTATTATCTTTGGGCTGAAAATATTAACATTCCTAAGCCTAACTTTAACCCCACTGCTGACGAACTTATTGATGCTATAAGAAGCTAA
- a CDS encoding YifB family Mg chelatase-like AAA ATPase, with product MLARVWCASLVGIDAVKVGVEVDVAGGLPAITIVGLPDTAVQESRERVKAAIKNSGFAFPVRKIIINLAPADLRKDGPSFDLPISVGILTASEQVDAHLLGDYLFLGELSLDGSLRPVAGVLPIAAKAQQLRIKGLVVPADNAQEAAVVKGLAVYGFKHLSDVADFLCQPENYQPVTYQPPKKDDLSPIFPLDLKDVKGQTHARRALEIAASGGHNLILVGPPGSGKTMLAKRLPGILPPLSFSEALEVSQIHSVAGLLKNRGSLIQDRPFRSPHHSASGPSLVGGGSYPKPGEISLSHHGILFLDELTEFKRNVLEFLRQPLEDGYVSISRTRQSVTFPAQFTLVASTNPCPCGYFGDPIQRCTCSPRQREQYWAKLSGPLMDRIDLQVAVNRLKPEEMTQQVTGEGSDSIRERVKLARDRAHHRFKEDASVSCNAQMQTSHLRRFCALDDGSRNLLEGAIRKLGLSARAMDRVLKVSRTIADLADDDTVKSYHVAEAIQYRTIDRMQ from the coding sequence ATGTTAGCCAGGGTTTGGTGCGCTTCATTAGTGGGTATTGATGCGGTAAAAGTTGGGGTAGAAGTAGATGTTGCCGGGGGACTTCCTGCTATCACAATTGTGGGACTACCAGACACTGCTGTACAAGAATCCAGGGAAAGAGTGAAAGCAGCTATTAAGAATTCAGGGTTTGCCTTTCCCGTGCGAAAAATAATTATTAACTTAGCCCCGGCTGACTTACGCAAAGATGGCCCTTCTTTTGACTTACCCATCAGTGTGGGTATATTAACGGCCTCAGAGCAAGTTGATGCCCATTTATTGGGGGATTATTTGTTTTTAGGAGAACTCTCCCTTGATGGCAGTTTGCGCCCCGTGGCCGGCGTTTTACCCATCGCTGCTAAAGCGCAACAGTTAAGGATCAAAGGGTTAGTGGTGCCGGCGGATAACGCCCAAGAAGCAGCCGTCGTCAAAGGTTTAGCGGTTTATGGGTTCAAACACCTCTCAGATGTAGCTGACTTCCTCTGTCAACCCGAAAACTATCAACCTGTCACCTATCAACCCCCGAAAAAGGATGATTTAAGCCCTATTTTTCCCCTGGATCTCAAAGACGTTAAAGGCCAAACCCACGCCCGTCGCGCCTTAGAAATAGCGGCATCGGGGGGACATAATTTAATTTTAGTTGGGCCACCCGGAAGCGGAAAAACCATGTTAGCTAAGCGTTTACCTGGTATTTTACCGCCGTTATCCTTTTCTGAGGCGTTAGAAGTCTCTCAGATCCACTCTGTAGCTGGTTTACTGAAAAATAGAGGCTCTTTGATCCAGGATCGCCCCTTTCGTAGTCCCCATCATTCTGCGTCGGGTCCGAGTTTAGTGGGGGGTGGAAGTTACCCGAAACCGGGAGAAATTTCCTTATCTCATCACGGTATCTTATTTTTAGACGAATTAACGGAGTTTAAGCGTAATGTGCTGGAGTTTCTTCGTCAACCCTTAGAAGATGGTTATGTTTCAATATCCCGAACTCGTCAGTCGGTGACATTCCCTGCACAGTTTACCCTGGTCGCAAGCACAAACCCTTGTCCCTGTGGGTATTTCGGCGATCCCATCCAACGCTGTACTTGTTCCCCCCGTCAACGGGAACAATATTGGGCGAAGTTATCGGGTCCGTTGATGGATAGAATTGATTTACAAGTGGCTGTAAACCGCCTAAAACCCGAAGAAATGACGCAACAAGTGACAGGGGAGGGATCGGATAGTATTAGAGAGAGGGTGAAATTAGCCCGCGATCGCGCTCACCATCGCTTTAAGGAAGATGCTTCAGTATCTTGTAACGCACAGATGCAGACATCCCATTTACGGCGTTTTTGTGCGTTGGATGATGGTAGTCGTAACTTATTAGAAGGGGCGATCCGTAAGTTAGGGTTATCTGCAAGGGCGATGGATCGAGTGTTAAAAGTATCTCGTACTATTGCGGATCTTGCTGATGATGACACAGTTAAAAGTTATCATGTTGCTGAGGCAATACAATATCGAACCATTGATAGAATGCAGTAG
- a CDS encoding DUF262 domain-containing protein, protein MKASETSIRNLLEGTKQFQVPLFQRPYSWKKSHWDTLWDDLMSIYNEEVEGSYFLGPIVTQSISATADGISPFLIIDGQQRLTTLSILLASLRDKLKNANKKRVSDELHEFYLINKFKDNEDYFKVLPTQADRDSYKALIDRENSLSHLNLNGQITKAHEYFIKKLNNQGIDFCDKIKNIILEKLIVVNITSGEDDNPYLIFESLNNKGQELTQADLVRNYIFMKLPLESREKEYNCLWLPLENKFKEQVGEKYSGELTNSFWFYLRKEGKSVSKNNIYQSFKKKCDNSSDGLQEELELLVKFSQYYECLNFPETEESNSMLKNYFNNLKKLDFTTSHIFLLNIYNDYQNSQISKDDFEKILIYLESYFVRRLFSGVSTRVLGGILNNLYKDIQKENTGDIVQRLYEILNRFENQKRWPTDEEFKQGIINHNIYSQKTAGRTQFILERLEKSQGKETVDFSNLTVEHIMPQTLSNQWKKTLGEKNAKNYKTWLHTLGNLTLTAYNPELSNKPYFDKQKYLIDSNLYLNRYFRDINDWNFDEIKERGNRLADIAIKVWPR, encoded by the coding sequence ATGAAAGCTTCTGAAACCAGTATTCGTAATCTTTTAGAAGGTACAAAACAGTTCCAAGTTCCTCTTTTTCAAAGACCCTATTCTTGGAAAAAAAGCCACTGGGATACTCTTTGGGATGATTTAATGAGTATATATAATGAAGAAGTTGAAGGCAGTTACTTTTTAGGTCCAATAGTTACACAGTCAATATCTGCAACGGCTGACGGAATTTCACCATTTCTTATCATTGATGGTCAACAGCGTTTGACTACTTTAAGTATTTTATTAGCAAGTTTACGAGATAAATTAAAAAATGCAAATAAGAAGAGAGTTTCAGATGAGTTACACGAATTTTATTTAATTAATAAGTTTAAAGACAATGAAGATTATTTTAAAGTCTTACCAACTCAAGCTGATCGGGACTCTTATAAAGCACTTATTGATAGAGAAAATAGCTTAAGTCATCTCAACTTGAATGGTCAAATAACTAAAGCTCATGAATATTTTATTAAAAAATTAAATAACCAAGGAATTGATTTTTGCGACAAAATCAAAAATATTATTCTTGAAAAATTAATTGTTGTTAATATTACATCGGGCGAGGATGATAATCCTTATTTAATTTTTGAGAGTTTGAATAATAAAGGACAAGAATTGACTCAAGCTGATTTAGTTCGTAATTATATATTTATGAAGCTACCTCTTGAAAGTAGAGAAAAAGAATATAATTGTTTATGGTTACCTCTTGAAAATAAATTTAAAGAACAAGTGGGTGAAAAATATTCTGGAGAATTGACCAATTCCTTTTGGTTTTATTTAAGAAAAGAGGGAAAATCCGTTTCTAAAAATAATATTTATCAATCATTTAAGAAAAAATGTGATAACTCTTCAGATGGGTTACAAGAAGAATTAGAATTATTAGTGAAATTTTCTCAGTATTATGAATGTTTAAACTTTCCTGAAACAGAAGAATCTAATTCTATGCTAAAAAACTATTTTAATAACTTAAAGAAATTAGATTTCACCACATCACACATTTTTCTATTAAATATATATAATGATTATCAAAATAGTCAAATTTCAAAAGATGACTTTGAGAAAATATTAATTTATCTCGAATCCTATTTTGTTCGTCGTTTATTTTCAGGAGTATCTACAAGGGTATTAGGTGGAATTCTCAATAATTTATATAAGGATATACAAAAAGAAAATACTGGTGATATTGTCCAAAGATTATATGAAATCCTAAATCGATTTGAAAACCAAAAAAGATGGCCAACGGATGAAGAGTTTAAACAGGGAATTATAAATCATAATATTTATAGTCAAAAAACAGCAGGACGAACTCAATTTATTCTAGAAAGATTAGAAAAAAGTCAAGGTAAAGAAACTGTTGATTTTTCAAACTTGACTGTTGAACATATTATGCCTCAAACGCTTAGTAATCAATGGAAAAAAACATTAGGTGAGAAAAATGCAAAGAATTATAAGACGTGGCTTCATACATTGGGAAATTTAACACTAACTGCTTATAACCCAGAATTATCTAATAAACCCTATTTTGATAAACAAAAATATTTAATAGACAGTAACTTATATCTTAATCGGTATTTTCGTGATATTAATGACTGGAATTTTGATGAGATTAAAGAAAGGGGAAACCGCTTAGCTGATATCGCTATCAAAGTCTGGCCTAGATAA
- a CDS encoding TldD/PmbA family protein, with protein sequence MNNQKLDHLESSFQQLCHLLIDKLQSEEYLTIELSGEQTQFIRFNSAKVRQTGIVKDGTIKLTLMANQRIAFATFSFTGDESGDSQIAVENLNYLRQELPQLPEDPHIVLPENNGTTKEVYPGNLLSTEKAVNEIISPVSELDMTGLYTAGSMIRGNSNSAGQFHWFATENYIVDYSLITPEDKAVKGIFSGQNWDHNKYLEQIKTDKAQFIALEKPSKTIKPGGYRTYFAPAAVADLISMLSWGGISQSSLRRGDSSLLKLQQGKTLSPQFSLQENFSKGSVPRFNELGEIAPEILPIITEGNLVNTLISSRTASEYNLTANGANNYESLRSPELLPGNLSQEEILSTLNTGLYVSNLHYLNWSDRTGGRITGMTRYACFWVENGEIIAPIENLRFDESLYRFWRENLVTLTNFREFIPRTGTYGQRSLGGILTPGMIVNDFQFTL encoded by the coding sequence ATGAATAATCAAAAATTAGACCATTTAGAATCTAGCTTTCAACAACTGTGTCATCTTCTCATTGATAAATTACAAAGTGAAGAATATTTAACTATCGAATTAAGTGGAGAACAAACTCAATTTATTCGGTTTAATAGTGCAAAAGTAAGACAAACTGGCATAGTTAAAGATGGGACTATTAAACTCACCTTAATGGCTAATCAAAGAATAGCTTTTGCTACATTTTCTTTTACAGGAGATGAGTCAGGTGATAGTCAAATTGCAGTAGAAAATTTGAACTATTTACGTCAAGAATTACCCCAATTACCAGAAGATCCTCATATTGTTCTCCCTGAAAATAACGGAACAACAAAAGAAGTTTATCCAGGAAACTTATTATCGACAGAAAAAGCAGTGAATGAGATTATTTCTCCTGTTTCTGAATTAGATATGACGGGACTATATACCGCAGGTTCTATGATTCGAGGAAATAGTAATTCTGCTGGTCAATTTCATTGGTTTGCGACTGAAAATTACATCGTTGATTATTCTTTAATTACGCCAGAAGACAAAGCAGTTAAAGGTATATTTTCAGGACAAAATTGGGATCATAATAAGTATTTAGAGCAAATTAAAACCGATAAAGCGCAATTTATTGCTTTAGAGAAACCATCAAAAACCATTAAACCTGGAGGATATCGTACTTATTTCGCCCCTGCTGCCGTTGCTGATTTGATTAGTATGTTATCTTGGGGTGGTATTAGTCAATCTTCTTTGAGACGGGGAGATAGTTCTTTATTAAAATTGCAACAAGGAAAAACATTATCTCCTCAATTTTCCTTGCAAGAAAACTTTAGTAAAGGTAGCGTCCCTAGGTTTAATGAATTAGGAGAAATTGCTCCCGAAATTTTACCCATTATCACCGAAGGAAATTTAGTTAATACTTTAATTAGTTCTCGCACTGCATCAGAATATAATTTAACTGCAAATGGTGCTAATAATTATGAGAGTTTGCGATCGCCTGAATTATTACCAGGGAATTTATCTCAAGAGGAGATTTTATCGACTTTAAATACAGGGTTATATGTCTCTAATTTACACTATTTAAACTGGAGCGATCGCACAGGAGGAAGAATAACAGGAATGACTCGTTATGCTTGTTTCTGGGTAGAAAATGGCGAAATTATTGCCCCCATTGAAAACTTAAGATTTGATGAAAGTTTATATCGTTTTTGGAGAGAAAATTTAGTTACTTTAACTAATTTTAGAGAGTTTATTCCGAGAACAGGTACTTATGGACAAAGAAGTTTAGGGGGTATTTTGACCCCAGGAATGATCGTTAATGATTTTCAATTTACTTTGTAA